In the genome of Candidatus Aenigmatarchaeota archaeon, one region contains:
- a CDS encoding tryptophan--tRNA ligase encodes MPEYIVTPWEVKGNIDYDKLIKEFGVQPLSKKILERLRKKTGEIHHFLRRGIFFSHMYFDLILDEYERGEKFYLYTGRAPSGPVHLGHIIPWIFTKWLQDKFDSPLLFQIPDEEKFLFKDNLTLEETKKWAYENILDIIAIGFDPKKTKIFLDTEYSKTMYKLACQVAKKITFSTIKATFGFTNSNNIGEIFYTSMQSVPALLPTVFEGKKTRALIPCAIDQDVHFRLTRDVAESLGYPKPATILSRFLPGLGGMLEQGKMSSSKETTCIFTTDTPKEVEYKIMKHAFSGGARNIEEHRKFGGNPDIDVSYQWLTFFEESDEKLRKIYEDYKSGKMLTGELKQILIEKLNKFLEEHQQRREKAKDRIEEFMLRD; translated from the coding sequence ATGCCAGAATACATAGTCACGCCTTGGGAGGTCAAAGGAAACATAGATTATGATAAATTGATAAAAGAGTTTGGAGTCCAGCCATTGAGCAAGAAAATACTGGAGAGACTCAGGAAAAAGACAGGAGAAATCCATCATTTCCTAAGAAGAGGGATATTCTTTTCTCATATGTATTTTGATTTGATTCTAGATGAGTATGAAAGGGGTGAAAAGTTTTATTTGTATACAGGCAGGGCACCTTCTGGACCTGTTCATCTCGGTCATATAATTCCATGGATATTTACCAAGTGGCTTCAGGATAAGTTTGATTCACCATTATTATTTCAAATACCGGATGAGGAAAAGTTTCTATTCAAAGACAATTTAACTCTTGAAGAAACTAAAAAATGGGCTTATGAAAATATATTGGATATAATAGCCATTGGCTTTGATCCGAAGAAAACTAAGATATTTTTAGATACAGAATATTCAAAAACTATGTATAAATTGGCTTGTCAAGTGGCAAAGAAGATAACTTTTTCAACAATAAAGGCAACATTTGGTTTCACAAATTCCAACAATATAGGGGAGATATTCTATACATCAATGCAATCGGTTCCAGCCCTTTTACCAACGGTTTTTGAAGGTAAAAAAACTAGAGCACTAATACCTTGTGCCATAGATCAGGATGTCCACTTTAGGTTGACAAGAGATGTGGCCGAATCTCTTGGTTATCCAAAACCAGCAACAATTCTCAGCAGGTTTTTGCCAGGTTTGGGGGGGATGCTTGAACAGGGAAAAATGTCTTCATCTAAAGAAACAACCTGTATATTCACTACAGACACACCAAAGGAAGTTGAGTATAAGATAATGAAGCACGCTTTTTCTGGGGGGGCTAGAAATATAGAGGAGCATAGAAAATTTGGGGGAAACCCGGATATAGATGTCTCTTACCAATGGTTGACATTCTTTGAAGAAAGTGATGAAAAATTAAGGAAAATATATGAGGATTATAAATCAGGGAAAATGTTGACGGGTGAATTAAAACAGATACTTATAGAAAAATTAAATAAGTTCCTTGAGGAGCATCAACAAAGAAGAGAAAAGGCAAAGGACAGAATTGAAGAGTTTATGTTGAGGGATTAA
- a CDS encoding dihydroorotate dehydrogenase, translating to MYSCDLSVEINTSHGTINMVYPVMNASGIFCYPTILRKLAPKLGAVVTKSIGPKPREGYRPPIVAWTPEGDLVNAVGLCNPGYEESLREIEEWGYYPMIADGRRVPFIISVFGQTPDELLEVVSALNNICDAFELNYSCPNIREGERSGITIGTNPSLVRLYTEGVRRVTNKPLIVKLTPNVDYQLLLDVARAAIESGADILSAINTVFPGTPVDYMGRPILTNIKGGISGPRIKERGLEVVGVLSDLGVPIIGIGGIETAGDILEYLKAGASAVGIGTAFAYMSTQEVLNYLEGLYGELAELIRNEYVLRPATSLMEVIGSGKYSGK from the coding sequence ATGTATTCATGTGATCTATCAGTTGAGATAAATACATCACATGGAACTATAAATATGGTATATCCTGTTATGAACGCATCTGGAATTTTTTGTTATCCAACTATTTTGAGGAAATTGGCTCCAAAACTTGGTGCTGTTGTCACCAAATCCATAGGGCCAAAACCAAGGGAAGGTTATAGACCTCCCATAGTTGCCTGGACTCCAGAAGGAGATCTGGTGAATGCTGTCGGTTTGTGCAATCCAGGTTATGAAGAATCTTTAAGAGAGATTGAGGAATGGGGATACTATCCAATGATTGCTGATGGTAGAAGAGTTCCATTTATAATATCTGTTTTTGGACAAACACCAGATGAATTATTAGAGGTTGTCAGTGCTTTGAATAATATTTGCGATGCTTTTGAACTCAATTATAGTTGTCCTAATATAAGAGAAGGTGAAAGAAGTGGTATAACAATAGGAACTAATCCATCCTTGGTTAGATTATATACAGAAGGAGTAAGGCGAGTTACTAATAAACCATTAATTGTTAAATTAACCCCAAATGTGGATTATCAACTTTTATTGGATGTTGCAAGGGCTGCCATAGAAAGTGGAGCCGATATTCTAAGTGCAATAAATACTGTGTTCCCAGGGACACCTGTTGATTACATGGGGAGACCAATTTTAACTAATATAAAAGGTGGTATTTCTGGTCCAAGAATAAAGGAAAGAGGCTTAGAAGTAGTTGGAGTTTTGTCTGATCTCGGAGTTCCAATTATTGGAATTGGTGGAATAGAAACTGCTGGGGACATACTTGAATATTTAAAAGCTGGGGCAAGTGCTGTTGGTATTGGAACTGCATTTGCTTATATGAGTACTCAAGAAGTTTTGAATTATTTAGAGGGTTTATATGGAGAATTAGCAGAATTAATAAGAAATGAATACGTACTCAGACCAGCAACATCGCTTATGGAGGTGATAGGTTCTGGTAAATATTCTGGTAAATAG
- a CDS encoding phenylalanine--tRNA ligase subunit alpha — protein MNEKDLLGRLHDYEKRILKALENKKSLNFKELNEATGLPKDSIEKASLWAKVKGVIKIEEEILESYQLTKEGETYLKEGLPEKNLLKAVDSGKKSIDELKKSIKNFDIGLVWAKKNNWITIQKGFLELTSNGRKSIKTETPDEKTLSSIKSNKTEGLDKLVLEKLERRKLIKRTFEKKREISLTPLGRKILPKLVIKEEITQLTPEILKEKLWKIQTLRSYDITIPSPKIIPGKKHYITQVIEYIRKIWTEMGFKEMTGPILDISFWNFDALYQPQDHPARDLADTFYMKIPEKGELPDEKLVERVKLTHENGWDTGSTGWQYRWDPEFSRKYVLRTHTTSLSARTLANLKEDDLPAKFFAVGRCFRNETLDWKHLAEFHQTEGIVVGEDVTFRQLQGYLKRFFLKMGFPKARFRPAYFPYTEMSMEVEVWHPVHKEWMELGGSGIFRPEVVKPLLGKDVPVLAWGLGFDRLIMDKYRVDDIRKLYLSDLKQLREAKIWLGV, from the coding sequence ATGAATGAGAAGGATCTACTTGGAAGACTTCATGACTATGAAAAGAGAATTTTAAAGGCTTTGGAAAATAAAAAATCGCTAAATTTTAAGGAACTTAACGAGGCAACCGGCCTCCCAAAAGATTCTATTGAAAAGGCTTCTCTTTGGGCAAAGGTCAAAGGTGTAATTAAAATAGAGGAGGAAATACTTGAGTCTTATCAACTCACAAAAGAGGGAGAAACATACTTAAAGGAAGGGTTGCCAGAGAAAAACCTTTTAAAAGCTGTTGATTCTGGGAAGAAATCTATAGATGAACTGAAAAAATCTATAAAAAACTTTGACATAGGCCTTGTCTGGGCAAAGAAGAACAATTGGATAACAATTCAAAAAGGTTTTCTCGAATTAACCTCAAATGGGAGGAAATCGATAAAAACTGAAACACCAGATGAAAAGACACTTTCTTCAATAAAATCAAATAAAACAGAAGGGTTGGATAAATTAGTTTTGGAGAAACTAGAAAGAAGGAAACTGATAAAAAGAACATTTGAAAAGAAAAGGGAGATATCCTTAACTCCTTTGGGTAGAAAAATACTTCCGAAACTTGTTATAAAGGAAGAAATAACTCAATTGACTCCAGAGATATTAAAGGAAAAACTATGGAAAATCCAGACATTAAGATCATACGATATTACCATACCATCACCCAAGATAATCCCTGGAAAAAAACACTACATCACTCAAGTAATAGAATACATAAGAAAGATATGGACAGAAATGGGTTTCAAGGAAATGACAGGCCCGATACTTGACATATCCTTTTGGAATTTTGACGCCCTATATCAACCTCAAGACCACCCGGCAAGAGATTTGGCCGATACTTTTTACATGAAGATACCTGAAAAGGGAGAACTTCCAGATGAAAAACTGGTTGAAAGGGTGAAATTGACACATGAGAATGGTTGGGATACAGGTTCAACAGGTTGGCAGTATAGATGGGATCCTGAATTTTCAAGGAAATATGTCCTCAGGACACACACCACTTCCTTGTCAGCAAGAACATTGGCCAACTTAAAAGAGGATGATCTACCCGCAAAATTCTTTGCAGTTGGGAGATGTTTCAGGAATGAGACATTAGATTGGAAACACTTGGCAGAATTCCATCAGACAGAGGGTATTGTTGTTGGTGAGGATGTTACTTTCAGGCAACTCCAGGGATATTTGAAAAGGTTTTTCCTAAAGATGGGTTTCCCAAAAGCAAGATTCAGGCCCGCCTATTTCCCGTACACAGAAATGTCCATGGAAGTTGAGGTCTGGCATCCTGTTCATAAGGAATGGATGGAATTGGGTGGATCGGGTATATTCAGGCCAGAAGTTGTAAAACCACTTTTAGGAAAAGATGTACCGGTCTTAGCTTGGGGGCTTGGGTTTGACAGGTTAATTATGGACAAGTACAGAGTTGATGATATAAGAAAACTATATCTGTCAGATCTCAAACAACTGAGAGAGGCAAAAATATGGTTGGGTGTTTAG